The Quercus lobata isolate SW786 chromosome 4, ValleyOak3.0 Primary Assembly, whole genome shotgun sequence genome segment GTGTATTGTGCATTTGGGAGTTAAAATAAACTACAAAAGGACCAGTTTTAGGAGCTACTTTTGGGGTTTGAGTTATGTGGGCAACCATTTTTGGTGGCTCTGAGTACTCCAGATGGTTGTGCAACAATTGAAGAAGCTTTTCCAGAGGggtttgaagagagagttaaaGGGAGAGGATGGGTGTATGGGGGATGGGTGCCACAAACATTGATATTGGAGCACCCATCTATTGGTTGTTCTGTGACCCATTGTGGATATGGGTCCATGTGGGAGTCTCTCTTTAGTGATTGCCAAATAGTATGCGTTTCATACCTTGGTGATCAAATTGTGGGTGCCAGGTTAATGGTGGAAGAACTCAAAGTTGCAGTGGAGGTGGAGAGAGAAGATAATGGGCGGATTTCCAAGGAAAGCCTAAGTAAGGCCATTATCTCTGTGATGGACGAGGACAGTGAAATAGCTGGGCTGGTGAAATATAATCATGCCAAGTTGAAGGAGGAACTTACTAGTGAAGGCATGCAAGAGAGATATTTAGACACTTTCATTCAAAACCTGCAAGGTCTTAAGGATTGACTAAGTGCTACATATGAACCCAACTACTTAATCCTTTGCACTAAAAAGAGCAGTAGCTGTTTCCATTGAGGAAGGATTCACTCGTGTTATAGTTTGGGGATGCTACTTCTTTGTCAATGTTGTTCTATTTGCATATCCAGTTGTAGGACTGATATTGGTTcgagtcgggtcgggttgggttgggtttacTGTGACCCGAAACTTGACCTAATAGAAATCGGGTTTAACTACCGGAAACCCGTCCCGACCTGATCCGAAAAATCGGGTCTGAAATCATGTCAGTTTTTTGGGTCTCGGGTCGGGTATTGGGTTggactctttttttctttctttttttcagcctTTATACTAAAtgttattatattcttttttgcaataataatctctcattaaaaaaaaaaaaaaaaaaaaaatccaatatcaaatcattaaaaaaaatcatactatTTAACTATTTGAATTATTTAACTACTTGAATCTGCTATTAACAGTAGAAAATAAAGCTAAAATCTCCTCAGCAAGCCACATTTATGACTATTAAATGAATATACacaataaaaacacaattgCATGGTCCATCTCCAATTACCCATCAAGGAAATTGCAGTTGTGTTTCGTTtctcttttagcaaaaaaataacaGAAATGCTAaggaaaatacaatttttactaCTTGAGCTTTGCAAATAGAAGTATGTCAAGTTGtaaatatatttaaagtttGTTGCCAAATTAATAATAGGATTTGGAGTGTGCAAGTCGTAttcatcataaaattttttttttttattcagcaacaaaaattaattggatTTAGCTCCGTGCCATGAAAGGGTGCTTTCtggttaataatttaatttttaacagAGTTGGAATAATGACTGAGGTAATCCTACATTGTCATCAAACAGAGAACCACTGTCAGGGTTGAATTTGGTGATGCAGCTGCAGCAGCAGACCCCGCTGATGCCCACTCCATAGCTCGTTACTTTCCAAACACTTATGGTCAGCCTTTGGCTCACTTTCTCAGGGCCACTGCAAAAGTCCCAGATGCTCACTTGCTCAGAGCATAACCGAGCATCCGGCTTTTAGGTGCACATCTGATTATAATTGCATGGTCCTCTCATGtgcattttttatattacaCTTAAATCTTATTTATCCAATGTAATATCTTTTAACAGGGTGGGAATAGTCTTTTGAGGGAGACAATCTCCTGGAGGACATAATGTTGTATGGGGTCTTTACAGTGCTCTTAAAATTCACAACCCCAAGAGTACTTTACTTGGATTTCTCGGTAAGCTGCATTTTCTATTTGAG includes the following:
- the LOC115983251 gene encoding UDP-glycosyltransferase 79B2-like yields the protein MSLYVQITYGLIQNDALAYRTYHEFEGPYCDYLRQHYAKPVLLTGLVLLEAPATKLDEKWTNWLCNFKQDGCATIEEAFPEGFEERVKGRGWVYGGWVPQTLILEHPSIGCSVTHCGYGSMWESLFSDCQIVCVSYLGDQIVGARLMVEELKVAVEVEREDNGRISKESLSKAIISVMDEDSEIAGLVKYNHAKLKEELTSEGMQERYLDTFIQNLQGLKD